One window of the Trifolium pratense cultivar HEN17-A07 linkage group LG2, ARS_RC_1.1, whole genome shotgun sequence genome contains the following:
- the LOC123904696 gene encoding uncharacterized protein LOC123904696 encodes MEERKRKFVCKYCLKRFPCGKSLGGHIRTHMTEERTHAAAAAIAAAAADIKRDFEPVVALSDGGNGNPIYGLRENPKKTIKFVHSHNHVASAAAATTALEHEMIKFCKECGKGFPSLKALCGHMASHSEKEKKIKEDTQSDDDDDDDDTCVVAASTMNLRKNKRRIRFKSLTLSNQPSSSSVNGSSSVSEMEQEQEEVARCLMLLSRDFFSHKGRFVSESSNNNSVLLETKSKIVIRNGNKLVSSNAHGFVEEKKKLKSVGGIGISINSDSTAFKYGSKKIKIVDSNVSKYEFKRPKMEEEDKSRFENCRKKAKYEELDHDRKFDSRKKAKYEEIYESDRKSLKYEFFRSEKDKHCSYDSITDDESDEQKSSESDSFSAAKSHNSKLVNKKKSSNKGKKKKKLKSKKSKEYECPICYKIFKSGQALGGHKRSHFVGGSEDNTFVIKQSVAPCLIDLNQPAPVDE; translated from the coding sequence ATGGAGGAGAGGAAGAGGAAGTTTGTTTGCAAGTATTGCTTAAAGAGATTTCCATGTGGAAAATCTCTTGGTGGTCACATCAGAACCCACATGACTGAAGAAAGAACTcatgctgctgctgctgctattgctgctgctgctgctgataTCAAGAGAGATTTTGAACCTGTTGTTGCTCTTAGTGATGGTGGAAATGGAAACCCTATTTATGGTCTTAGAGAGAATCCCAAGAAAACAATCAAGTTTGTGCATTCTCATAATCATGTTGCCTCTGCCGCCGCTGCAACCACTGCATTGGAACATGAAATGATCAAATTTTGCAAAGAATGTGGGAAAGGTTTTCCATCATTGAAAGCTCTTTGTGGTCACATGGCTTCTCATTctgagaaagagaaaaagatCAAGGAGGATACTcaatctgatgatgatgatgatgatgatgatacttGTGTTGTTGCTGCTTCAACAATGAATCTAAGGAAAAATAAGAGAAGAATTAGGTTCAAGTCTCTTACTCTTTCAAACCAACCTTCTTCTTCGTCTGTTAATGGTTCTTCATCTGTTTCAGAGATGGAACAGGAACAAGAAGAGGTTGCTAGGTGTTTGATGTTATTGTCTAGAGATTTTTTTAGTCATAAGGGTCGTTTTGTTTCTGAATCTTCCAATAACAACTCGGTTCTTCTAGAGACCAAATCCAAGATTGTTATCAGAAATGGTAACAAACTTGTTTCTAGTAATGCTCATGGATTTGTTGAGGAGAAGAAGAAGCTGAAGTCTGTTGGTGGGATTGGTATTTCAATTAATTCGGATTCGACAGCTTTCAAATATGGTTCAAAGAAGATCAAAATTGTAGATTCAAATGTTTCAAAATACGAATTCAAGAGGCCAAAGATGGAAGAAGAAGATAAGTCTAGATTTGAGAATTGCAGAAAGAAAGCAAAATATGAAGAATTGGATCATGATAGGAAGTTTGATTCGAGAAAGAAAGCAAAATATGAAGAAATCTATGAGAGTGATAGAAAAAGTTTGAAATATGAGTTCTTTAGGAGTGAAAAAGACAAACATTGTTCTTATGATTCAATAACAGATGATGAGAGTGATGAACAAAAAAGTTCAGAAAGTGATTCTTTTTCTGCTGCAAAATCTCATAACAGTAAATTGGtgaataaaaagaaatcaaGCAACAAGggtaaaaagaagaagaagttgaagtCAAAGAAAAGCAAAGAATATGAATGTCCAATTTGCTACAAAATTTTCAAGTCTGGACAAGCATTGGGAGGACATAAAAGATCACATTTTGTTGGAGGATCTGAAGACAACACTTTTGTGATCAAACAAAGTGTTGCTCCTTGTTTGATTGATCTTAATCAACCTGCTCCTGTTGATGAATAA
- the LOC123908031 gene encoding UDP-glucose 6-dehydrogenase 1-like, with protein MVKICCIGAGYVGGPTMAVIALKCPDIQVTVVDISSQRINGWNSDHLPIYEPGLDEVVKKCRGKNLFFSIEVEKHVAEADIVFVSVNTPTKTHGLGAGKAADLTYWESAARMIADVSKSDKIVVEKSTVPVKTAEAIERILTHNRKGTNFTILSNPEFLAEGTAIKDLFNPDRVLIGGRETPAGQKAIKTLRDVYANWVPTEKIICTNLWSAELSKLAANAFLAQRISSVNAMSALCEATGADVSEVSHSIGTDSRIGPKFLNASVGFGGSCFQKDILNLVYICECNGLPEVANYWKQVIKVNDYQKSRFVNRVVSSMFNTVSTKKIAILGFAFKKDTGDTRETPAIDVCKGLLGDKARLSIYDPQVTEDQITKDLSMRKFDKDHPAHLQPPSPTSIKQVSVVWDAYEAVKDAHGVCIMTEWDEFKKLDYQKVYDSMQKPAFVFDGRNVVDVGVLRKIGFIVYSIGKPLDPWLKDMPAVA; from the exons atggTGAAGATTTGTTGCATTGGAGCTGGATATGTTGGTGGTCCCACAATGGCTGTGATTGCCTTAAAGTGTCCTGATATTCAAGTAACCGTGGTCGATATTTCATCGCAGCGAATCAACGGTTGGAACAGCGACCACCTACCAATCTACGAGCCGGGTCTTGACGAAGTGGTGAAGAAATGCAGGGGAAAAAACCTTTTCTTCAGCATTGAAGTGGAGAAACATGTAGCAGAGGCTGATATAGTCTTTGTTTCTGTCAACACACCGACAAAAACTCATGGTCTTGGAGCTGGCAAAGCAGCTGATTTAACTTACTGGGAGAGTGCAGCTCGGATGATCGCCGATGTTTCTAAATCGGACAAAATTGTGGTTGAAAAATCAACTGTACCTGTTAAAACTGCTGAAGCAATTGAGAGGATTTTGACTCATAATAGGAAAGGCACCAATTTCACTATTTTGTCAAACCCTGAATTTCTTGCTGAGG GTACGGCAATTAAAGACCTTTTCAACCCAGATCGAGTCCTTATCGGAGGTAGGGAGACACCAGCAGGACAAAAGGCCATAAAAACATTGAGAGATGTTTATGCTAATTGGGTCCCTACGGAGAAAATCATTTGCACCAATTTGTGGTCTGCTGAACTCTCTAAGCTTGCTGCTAATGCCTTTTTGGCACAGAGAATCTCTTCTGTGAATGCAATGTCAGCACTATGTGAAGCAACAGGTGCTGATGTCTCAGAGGTATCACACTCAATTGGAACAGACTCGAGGATTGGTCCTAAGTTCTTGAATGCCAGTGTTGGTTTTGGTGGCTCTTGCTTTCAGAAGGATATATTAAACTTGGTCTATATTTGTGAGTGTAATGGACTTCCTGAGGTAGCAAATTATTGGAAGCAGGTGATTAAGGTGAACGACTATCAGAAAAGTCGGTTTGTGAACCGAGTTGTTTCGTCAATGTTCAACACAGTTTCAACTAAGAAGATTGCTATTCTTGGTTTTGCTTTCAAGAAGGACACAGGCGATACAAGGGAAACACCGGCTATCGATGTGTGCAAGGGTTTATTGGGAGATAAGGCAAGGTTGAGCATATATGATCCACAAGTTACCGAAGATCAGATCACAAAGGATCTGTCGATGAGGAAGTTTGATAAGGACCACCCTGCTCATCTTCAACCGCCGAGCCCTACTTCCATAAAGCAAGTGTCTGTGGTTTGGGATGCTTATGAGGCGGTGAAAGATGCACATGGTGTTTGCATTATGACTGAGTGGGATGAATTTAAGAAACTTGATTACCAAAAAGTTTATGACAGTATGCAGAAGCCAGCATTTGTATTTGATGGTAGGAATGTTGTGGATGTTGGCGTGCTCAGGAAAATTGGATTTATAGTTTATTCAATTGGTAAGCCACTAGATCCATGGCTCAAGGATATGCCTGCAGTGGCATAA
- the LOC123908032 gene encoding erlin-2-B — MDSQHQTRISQTRDPSSTSIMLPFLSFILIAALVLVPSASPSLKNTMSVIHQVPEGHVGVYWRGGALLKTITEPGFHMKMPFLTQFEPVQVTLQTDEVTDIPCGTKGGVMITFGKIEVVNRLHKESVYETLLNYGVQYDKTWIYDKIHHEINQFCSSHSLQQVYIDVFDQIDEKMKDALQVDCTRYAPGIEIIGVRVTKPNIPENISHNYEQMEEERTKGLIAIEKQKVSEKEAETMKKMAISEAEKNANVSKILMEQKLLEKDSARKQEEIENAMYLAREKSLADADFYRVIREAEANRLKLTPEFLELKFIESIANNTKIFFGDKIPNMILDQRLLRNFLVEEVSRGETQKTKADI, encoded by the exons ATGGATTCGCAGCACCAAACTCGAATATCGCAAACTCGTGATCCTTCATCAACTTCCATTATGCTACCCTTTCTCTCATTCATACTCATTGCCGCTTTG GTTTTGGTTCCTTCAGCATCACCATCCTTAAAAAATACAATGTCAGTTATTCACCAAGTCCCTGAAGGCCATGTGGGGGTATATTGGAGAGGAGGTGCGCTTCTGAAAACAATTACAGAGCCAG GTTTCCATATGAAGATGCCTTTCTTAACTCAGTTTGAGCCAGTTCAAGTGACACTTCAAACAGACGAG GTGACAGATATACCGTGCGGTACTAAAGGTGGTGTTATGATTACTTTTGGGAAGATTGAG GTTGTTAACCGATTGCATAAAGAATCTGTCTATGAGACATTGCTCAACTATGGTGTACAATATGACAAGACATGGATATATGACAAGATTCATCATGAGATTAATCAGTTCTGCAGCTCTCATAGTCTTCAACAAGTATATATTGATGTGTTTGATCAG ATTGACGAAAAGATGAAGGATGCTCTTCAAGTTGACTGTACCCGTTATGCTCCAGGCATTGAGATCATTGGTGTCCGTGTCACAAAGCCAAATATTCCAGAAAACATAAGCCACAACTATGAACAGATGGAAGAGGAGCGTACTAAG GGCTTAATTGCtattgagaaacaaaaagtATCCGAGAAGGAGGCAGAGACTATGAAGAAGATGGCTATTAGCGAGGCTGAGAAAAATGCCAATGTTAGCAAGATCCTTATGGAACAAAAGTTGTTGGAAAAAGATagtgcaagaaaacaggaagaAATTGAGAATGCAATGTACCTAGCACGTGAGAAGAGTCTGGCGGATGCAGATTTCTACCG TGTAATAAGGGAAGCTGAAGCAAACAGGTTGAAACTTACCCCTGAATTTCTTGAGCTAAAATTTATCGAATCCATTGCTAATAATACGAAGATTTTCTTTGGAGACAAG ATTCCAAATATGATTTTGGACCAAAGGCTACTCAGAAACTTCCTCGTTGAAGAAGTTTCTAGAGGGGAAACTCAAAAGACAAAAGCAGATATCTAA